In one Polaribacter sp. ALD11 genomic region, the following are encoded:
- a CDS encoding Npt1/Npt2 family nucleotide transporter, with translation MRKIITKTFGLRDDEIRISFLMLLYIFIIITVLLIVKPTVNALFVSKLGADNLPFGYLLVASVAVLTSYFYNKAIRIFSLVKVTVISLVTFSLSFIVLSLVIKYALLSNWILYFYYVFISLFAVVATSQFWLFANMVFNAREAKRNFGFIGAGGIAGGIFGGYLTSIIATNFGNEFAVFLAALLILICIPILKKIYNSKIKFLNSFKRKQVIANEENLESSSLRLISKSKHLTYIALITGIGVIVAKLVDFQFSDFAQKAMPDSDDLAAFFGFWFSTFNVVALVIQLFLTNKVLTRLGVSSTLLILPLAIAFGSLLFLTFPELWVLIIIKAIDGSAKQSVNKAAIELSIMPIPIQVKNQAKSYIDVVIDSLATGFAGFLLIFLIKRLDLDTSYITVIILLFTFVWILFIYRLREAYFSSFKENIQKTLSLEFNKNKKSENTIIDIKNIFLNGDEESILNALERLKDYKQTSFNTSVIKLLEHPSKKINARAIEYLDSFEGIDILDKVESLVNEKDDLLAYMALDYLLAHSPISDESFFNKYLNHENEYIANGALLSLAKQSFNNAKLGVNYEVVTRLEEKVVALNTGELSDRKEVLAGLLMSIAYARMTSNYHLISKYLKDDNAYIAKFATISAGITSDEVFIKDLLDSLSEKKHRKRAIRALSNYGPKIIDFIFKLDKNGTLKPSTKKYIPKIVESFKNEKAVRVLLRLLRNKNAITRLAASNSLTKILKKNTNLSVSARVIKNQILRESSYYKNTLEIIASIEYLINIDLVDEVKEKNQEVYEARKNIISELEILLDANIKCIFNLLSLVYNEEDIKMTYVGIQSEIKEAKINSLEFLDNILQRKIKTMVLPIIEYYVVDDNHYKSSIINLKIIREKKFLNRIVTLGNVKLKSLVIKYIQASNNKRLISVLLPLNKFKNKEVKELATKTYHLSISNNN, from the coding sequence GTGAGAAAGATTATAACTAAAACTTTTGGATTAAGAGATGATGAAATACGCATCTCTTTTTTAATGCTCTTATATATTTTTATAATTATTACCGTTTTACTAATTGTAAAACCAACTGTAAATGCCCTTTTTGTTTCTAAACTAGGGGCAGATAATTTACCATTTGGTTATCTATTGGTAGCCAGTGTAGCGGTTTTAACTTCTTATTTTTATAATAAAGCAATTAGAATTTTTTCTCTAGTTAAAGTAACAGTTATCTCTTTGGTTACTTTTAGTTTGTCTTTTATAGTACTAAGTTTGGTTATTAAATACGCTCTTCTAAGCAATTGGATTCTCTATTTTTATTATGTTTTTATTTCTCTGTTTGCTGTAGTGGCAACATCACAATTCTGGTTGTTTGCCAATATGGTTTTTAATGCAAGAGAAGCAAAAAGAAATTTTGGCTTTATTGGAGCAGGTGGTATTGCAGGTGGTATTTTTGGAGGTTATCTAACAAGTATAATAGCGACTAATTTTGGTAACGAATTTGCTGTTTTTCTCGCAGCTTTATTAATTTTAATTTGTATTCCTATTTTAAAAAAAATATATAATTCAAAAATTAAGTTTTTAAATTCTTTTAAAAGGAAACAAGTAATTGCAAACGAAGAAAATTTAGAAAGTTCTTCTTTACGTCTAATTTCAAAATCGAAACACTTAACTTACATTGCTCTAATAACAGGAATAGGAGTTATTGTAGCAAAGTTAGTAGATTTTCAATTTAGCGATTTTGCTCAAAAAGCAATGCCAGATTCAGATGATTTAGCAGCTTTTTTTGGTTTTTGGTTTTCAACATTTAATGTTGTTGCATTAGTTATTCAGTTATTTCTTACCAATAAAGTTCTAACAAGATTAGGTGTTTCTTCTACTTTACTAATACTTCCGTTAGCAATTGCATTTGGTAGTTTGTTGTTTTTAACCTTCCCAGAGTTATGGGTTTTAATAATTATTAAAGCTATTGATGGCAGCGCAAAACAATCTGTAAATAAGGCAGCAATAGAGTTATCTATAATGCCGATTCCTATTCAAGTTAAAAATCAAGCAAAATCTTATATAGATGTTGTTATAGATAGTTTAGCAACAGGTTTTGCAGGTTTTTTATTAATATTTTTAATTAAGAGATTAGATTTAGATACCTCTTATATAACCGTAATTATTTTACTTTTCACTTTTGTTTGGATTCTATTTATCTATCGTTTAAGAGAGGCTTATTTTTCATCTTTTAAAGAGAATATTCAAAAAACACTCTCGTTAGAATTTAATAAAAATAAGAAGAGCGAAAATACCATTATCGATATAAAAAACATCTTTTTAAATGGTGATGAAGAGTCTATTTTAAATGCGTTAGAAAGGTTAAAAGATTACAAACAAACTTCTTTTAACACTTCTGTAATTAAACTTTTAGAGCATCCTTCAAAAAAAATTAATGCAAGAGCTATCGAATATTTAGATTCTTTTGAAGGAATTGATATCTTAGACAAGGTAGAAAGTTTAGTGAATGAAAAAGATGATCTTTTAGCATACATGGCTTTAGATTATCTTTTGGCACATTCACCAATTTCAGACGAATCTTTTTTTAATAAATATCTAAATCATGAAAATGAATACATAGCAAACGGAGCCTTATTATCTTTGGCGAAACAAAGTTTTAATAACGCCAAGTTAGGTGTTAACTATGAGGTTGTTACTAGGCTAGAGGAGAAGGTTGTTGCGTTAAATACGGGTGAATTGTCTGATAGAAAAGAAGTTTTAGCAGGTTTGTTGATGAGTATTGCATATGCTAGAATGACTAGTAACTATCATTTAATTAGTAAATACCTTAAAGACGATAACGCTTATATAGCAAAATTTGCAACAATTTCTGCAGGTATTACTTCTGATGAGGTTTTTATTAAGGATTTATTAGATTCATTATCAGAAAAAAAACATAGAAAAAGAGCGATAAGAGCGCTGAGCAATTATGGTCCAAAAATTATTGATTTTATCTTTAAATTGGATAAAAACGGGACACTAAAACCTTCTACTAAAAAATACATTCCGAAAATTGTAGAGTCTTTTAAAAATGAAAAAGCAGTAAGAGTTTTATTACGCCTTTTAAGAAATAAAAATGCGATTACACGATTAGCTGCCTCTAATTCTTTAACTAAAATACTAAAGAAGAACACCAATTTATCTGTTAGCGCTAGAGTTATTAAAAATCAGATTTTAAGGGAAAGTAGTTATTATAAAAATACTTTAGAAATTATAGCTTCTATAGAATATTTAATTAATATTGACTTAGTTGATGAGGTAAAAGAAAAAAATCAAGAAGTTTATGAGGCTAGAAAAAACATTATTTCTGAGTTAGAAATTTTATTAGATGCGAACATAAAATGTATTTTCAACCTCTTAAGTTTGGTTTATAATGAAGAGGATATAAAAATGACGTATGTTGGTATACAGAGTGAAATTAAGGAAGCTAAAATAAATTCATTAGAATTTCTAGATAATATCTTACAGCGTAAAATAAAAACAATGGTATTGCCAATTATAGAATATTATGTGGTGGATGACAACCATTATAAGTCTTCTATCATAAATTTAAAAATTATTAGAGAAAAAAAGTTTTTAAATAGAATAGTAACCTTAGGGAATGTAAAATTAAAATCTCTTGTTATTAAATACATTCAAGCATCTAATAACAAGAGATTAATATCGGTATTGCTACCGTTAAATAAATTTAAAAATAAAGAAGTGAAAGAATTAGCTACAAAAACATATCATTTATCTATTTCTAATAATAATTAA